Proteins encoded in a region of the Raphanus sativus cultivar WK10039 chromosome 8, ASM80110v3, whole genome shotgun sequence genome:
- the LOC108818844 gene encoding DEAD-box ATP-dependent RNA helicase 20, protein MSRYDSRTGDSTSYRDRRSDSGFGGASAYGSSASSKRETSVESPKKQPDLDGLTPFEKNFYVESPSVAAMTEAQVEEYRRMREITVEGRDIPKPVKSFRDVGFPDYVLEEVKKAGFTEPTPIQSQGWPMALKGRDLIGIAETGSGKTLSYLLPAIVHVNAQPILAPGDGPIVLVLAPTRELAVQIQQEASKFGSSSKIKSTCIYGGVPKGPQVRDLQKGVEIVIATPGRLIDMMESNNTNLRRVTYLVLDEADRMLDMGFDPQIRKIVSHIRPDRQTLYWSATWPKEVEQLSKKFLYNPYKVIIGSSDLKANRAIRQIVDVISESQKYNKLVKLLEDIMDGSRILVFLDTKKGCDQITRQLRMDGWPALSIHGDKSQAERDWVLSEFRSGKSPIMTATDVAARGLDVKDVKYVINYDFPGSLEDYVHRIGRTGRAGAKGTAYSFFTAANARFAKELISILEEAGQKVSHELASMGRSTAPPPPGLGGFRDRGSRRAWS, encoded by the exons ATGAGTCGTTACGATAGCCGGACCGGTGACTCCACCTCCTACCGTGACCGTCGAAG TGACTCGGGGTTTGGTGGAGCTTCAGCGTACGGAAGCTCAGCTAGTAGTAAAAGGGAGACTAGTGTTGAGTCTCCAAAGAAGCAGCCAGATTTGGATGGTTTGACTCCTTtcgagaagaacttctatgtcGAGTCACCCTCTGTTGCAGCTATGACGGAGGCTCAAGTGGAGGAGTATCGAAGGATGAGGGAGATCACTGTTGAAGGTCGTGATATTCCTAAACCTGTCAAAAGCTTTCGTGATGTTGGCTTTCCTG ATTATGTTTTGGAAGAGGTTAAGAAGGCTGGTTTTACTGAGCCTACCCCCATACAATCTCAGGGGTGGCCAATGGCGTTGAAGGGACGTGATCTCATTGGCATTGCTGAAACTGGCTCTGGGAAGACTCTTTCTTACTTGCTACCTGCCATAGTCCATGTGAATGCTCAACCAATTTTAG CTCCTGGGGATGGTCCAATCGTCTTGGTTCTTGCTCCGACACGTGAACTGGCTGTGCAGATACAGCAAGAAGCGTCTAAGTTCGGTTCATCGTCAAAAATCAAGAGCACTTGCATTTACGGTGGTGTCCCAAAAGGGCCTCAAGTGCGTGATCTCCAGAAAg GTGTGGAAATTGTTATAGCTACTCCTGGGAGGTTAATAGACATGATGGAGTCTAACAACACAAACCTACGGAGGGTTACTTATCTTGTTTTGGATGAGGCTGATCGAATGCTGGATATGGGGTTTGACCCTCAGATCAGAAAAATTGTTTCACAT ATTCGGCCAGATCGTCAAACTTTGTACTGGAGTGCTACTTGGCCTAAGGAGGTGGAACAGCTCTCTAAGAAGTTTCTTTATAACCCATACAAA GTTATAATAGGATCTTCTGATTTAAAAGCTAACCGTGCAATCCGTCAGATTGTTGATGTCATTTCCGAAAGCCAAAAGTATAACAA GTTGGTGAAGTTGCTTGAAGACATAATGGATGGAAGCAGAATTCTTGTCTTCCTTGACACCAAAAAGGGCTGTGACCAAATCACTCGGCAGCTTCGCATGGATGGTTGGCCTGCTTTGTCAATACATGGTGATAAAAGTCAAGCCGAGAGAGATTGGGTACTCTCGGAGTTTAGATCAGGGAAAAGTCCTATAATGACTGCTACAGACGTCGCAGCTCGTGGACTAG ATGTTAAGGATGTGAAGTATGTGATAAACTATGACTTCCCTGGATCACTGGAGGATTATGTTCACAGGATTGGACGAACTGGTAGAGCTGGGGCGAAAGGAACAGCTTACAGTTTCTTCACAGCTGCAAATGCGAGGTTCGCCAAAGAGCTTATCAGCATACTAGAAGAAGCTGGACAGAAAGTGAGCCACGAATTAGCATCAATGGGTCGCAGCacagctcctcctcctccag GGCTTGGAGGATTTAGGGACCGTGGAAGCAGAAGAGCTTGGAGTTGA
- the LOC108819187 gene encoding uncharacterized protein LOC108819187 yields the protein MSEEGGPKLFTNKPKKKDIIAQLRHVEANGAAAVPPSNPAAAAAASYTMGGGSAPPPLPPPKESFARRYKYMWPLLLTVNLAVGGYLFFRTKKKDIEPASEEIAAKSDSVSAPVTIEKPVSSAMVAVAEPVVVKAREPIPEKQQRELFKWMLEEKRKVKPQNAEEKKRIDEEKAILKQFIASKTIPTL from the exons ATGAGTGAAGAAGGAGGTCCCAAGCTTTTCACCAACAAACCCAAAAAGAAGG ATATCATCGCTCAGCTGAGGCACGTCGAAGCCAACGGAGCCGCCGCTGTTCCTCCGTCGAATCCCGCTGCAGCAGCGGCGGCTTCGTATACGATGGGCGGTGGTTCTGCTCCTCCACCTCTTCCGCCTCCCAAGGAATCATTCGCTCGGAGGTACAAATATATGTGGCCGCTTCTTCTCACCGTCAATCTCGCCGTCGGAG GTTACCTTTTCTTTAGGACTAAGAAGAAGGACATAGAGCCTGCAAGTGAAGAGATTGCTGCTAAATCAGATTCAGTCTCGGCTCCTGTTACCATTGAAAAGCCTGTGTCTTCTGCAATGGTTGCAGTTGCTGAGCCAGTGGTGGTCAAGGCACGTGAGCCAATACCGGAGAAGCAGCAACGTGAGCTCTTCAAATGGATGTTGGAGGAGAAAAGGAAAGTAAAACCGCAAAACgctgaagagaagaagaggattGATGAAGAAAAAGCGATTCTGAAACAATTCATAGCATCCAAAACCATTCCTACACTCTGA
- the LOC108819603 gene encoding uncharacterized protein LOC108819603 isoform X2, translated as MAILSVSASLVRAALDTKPKLLLRYNPNAPRNVNRNPNSTSPPPSSTVLTTTGRSVSSVSDLLKRPPSKEEVGDDYEKWFPSPPKVKKPRSVFNAASLAYIGDSIYEIYARRHFLFPPLSIEEYNDRVRAVVRCEAQYALLHKLLDEDFLTKDEREILRWGKNVGSVKTRSTRRAGVAVYNKASSLETLIGYLYLANGKRLEEIMQKLGFSSGSSTEIMVKEAKHKLSALK; from the exons atggcgaTTCTATCAGTAAGCGCTAGTCTGGTGAGAGCTGCTTTAGATACGAAGCCTAAGCTCCTCCTCAGATACAATCCCAATGCGCCGCGTAACGTCAACAGAAACCCTAATTCTACCTCACCTCCACCGTCGTCGACAGTCTTAACAACAACGGGAAGAAGCGTCTCCTCCGTTTCTGATTTGCTCAAACGTCCCCCAAGCAAAG aagaggttggTGATGATTATGAGAAATGGTTTCCAAGTCCACCGAAAGTGAAGAAGCCTAGATCCGTCTTCAATGCTGCCTCCCTTGCTTACATTGGCGATTCCATCTACGAG ATATATGCTCGTCGCCATTTTCTTTTCCCTCCACTTAGTATCGAAGAATACAACGACCGTGTTCGAGCAGTCGTCCGATGTGAAGCACaa TATGCTTTGCTTCACAAGCTCCTTGATGAGGATTTCTTAACTAAAGATGAAAG AGAGATACTTCGGTGGGGAAAAAACGTTGGCTCGGTTAAAACAAGGTCAACTAGGCGTGCTGGTGTTGCGGTCTATAACAAGGCCTCATCACTGGAAACACTT ATTGGCTATTTGTATCTAGCAAACGGCAAGAGATTAGAAGAAATAATGCAGAAGCTGGGATTCTCAAGTGGTTCTTCAACAGAGATAATGGTCAAGGAGGCCAAGCACAAACTATCAgctttaaaataa
- the LOC108822857 gene encoding protein indeterminate-domain 7 isoform X2, which translates to MSNLTSASGDQASVSSGNRTETSGSNFQYNINPNQQQEEQCPAPQKKKRNQPGNPDPDAEVMALSPKTLMATNRFICEICNKGFQRDQNLQLHKRGHNLPWKLKQRSNKDVIRKKVYVCPEPSCVHHHPSRALGDLTGIKKHFFRKHGEKKWKCDKCSKKYAVQSDWKAHAKTCGTKEYKCDCGTLFSRRDSFITHRAFCDALAEESARAIPNPILIQSSSPHDHQTQHNINFSSSSQNITSNNNNIHAHELPTKQEEPHHQFHNIPPWLISSNPNPSGNNANYFPLASSSASFHHSSPAMSATALLQKAAQMGHSKPTTTPEEEEERAASLMTTTTMAASMMTSPSEHGFGFQDYYMMNHHPHHHHGVGEAFNGGFIAGDEKNDVGDDGGGETRDFLGLRSLMSHNEILSFANNLGNCINTSASEQQQRFSHQD; encoded by the exons ATGTCCAATCTAACATCAGCTTCAGGAGATCAAGCAAGTGTGTCCTCAGGAAACAGAACTGAAACTAGTGGctccaactttcagtacaacattAATCCAAATCAGCAACAAGAAGAACAGTGTCCTGCTccacaaaagaagaagagaaaccaaCCTGGCAATCCAG accCAGATGCAGAAGTGATGGCTTTATCACCAAAAACACTAATGGCAACAAACAGATTCATATGCGAAATCTGTAACAAAGGGTTCCAAAGAGACCAGAACTTGCAGCTTCACAAGAGAGGACACAATCTACCATGGAAGCTTAAACAAAGATCAAACAAAGACGTTATAAGGAAGAAAGTCTATGTGTGTCCTGAGCCAAGCTGTGTCCATCATCATCCATCAAGAGCTCTAGGAGACTTAACAGGAATCAAGAAGCATTTTTTCAGAAAACATGGCGAGAAAAAATGGAAATGCGATAAGTGTTCGAAGAAGTATGCGGTGCAATCAGATTGGAAGGCTCATGCTAAGACTTGTGGCACTAAAGAATACAAATGCGACTGTGGTACTCTCTTTTCTAG GAGGGATAGCTTCATAACTCATAGAGCATTCTGTGATGCCTTAGCAGAAGAGAGTGCAAGAGCCATACCAAACCCTATTCTCATCCAATCTTCATCTCCTCATGATCATCAAACTCAACACAACATCaacttctcttcttcctcgcaaaacatcaccagcaacaacaacaatatcCATGCTCATGAACTTCCTACGAAGCAAGAAGAGCCACATCATCAGTTCCACAACATCCCTCCTTGGCTCATCTCATCAAACCCTAACCCTAGTGGCAATAACGCTAATTACTTCCcgcttgcttcttcttctgcaagCTTCCACCACTCATCTCCGGCAATGTCAGCCACAGCTTTGCTCCAGAAAGCAGCTCAAATGGGTCACTCAAAGCCAACAACTACaccagaggaagaagaagagagggcAGCGTCGTTGATGACTACAACAACAATGGCTGCATCGATGATGACGTCACCATCAGAACATGGATTCGGGTTTCAAGACTACTATATGATgaatcatcatcctcatcatcaccACGGCGTTGGAGAAGCTTTCAACGGTGGTTTTATCGCCGGAGACGAGAAGAACGATGTGGGGGACGACGGTGGAGGAGAGACTAGAGATTTCTTGGGGTTAAGATCGTTAATGTCTCATAATGAGATTCTAAGTTTCGCTAATAATCTTGGTAACTGTATCAACACTTCTGCTTCAGAGCAGCAACAGCGATTCAGCCATCAAGATTAG
- the LOC108819603 gene encoding uncharacterized protein LOC108819603 isoform X1: protein MAILSVSASLVRAALDTKPKLLLRYNPNAPRNVNRNPNSTSPPPSSTVLTTTGRSVSSVSDLLKRPPSKEEEVGDDYEKWFPSPPKVKKPRSVFNAASLAYIGDSIYEIYARRHFLFPPLSIEEYNDRVRAVVRCEAQYALLHKLLDEDFLTKDEREILRWGKNVGSVKTRSTRRAGVAVYNKASSLETLIGYLYLANGKRLEEIMQKLGFSSGSSTEIMVKEAKHKLSALK from the exons atggcgaTTCTATCAGTAAGCGCTAGTCTGGTGAGAGCTGCTTTAGATACGAAGCCTAAGCTCCTCCTCAGATACAATCCCAATGCGCCGCGTAACGTCAACAGAAACCCTAATTCTACCTCACCTCCACCGTCGTCGACAGTCTTAACAACAACGGGAAGAAGCGTCTCCTCCGTTTCTGATTTGCTCAAACGTCCCCCAAGCAAAG aagaagaggttggTGATGATTATGAGAAATGGTTTCCAAGTCCACCGAAAGTGAAGAAGCCTAGATCCGTCTTCAATGCTGCCTCCCTTGCTTACATTGGCGATTCCATCTACGAG ATATATGCTCGTCGCCATTTTCTTTTCCCTCCACTTAGTATCGAAGAATACAACGACCGTGTTCGAGCAGTCGTCCGATGTGAAGCACaa TATGCTTTGCTTCACAAGCTCCTTGATGAGGATTTCTTAACTAAAGATGAAAG AGAGATACTTCGGTGGGGAAAAAACGTTGGCTCGGTTAAAACAAGGTCAACTAGGCGTGCTGGTGTTGCGGTCTATAACAAGGCCTCATCACTGGAAACACTT ATTGGCTATTTGTATCTAGCAAACGGCAAGAGATTAGAAGAAATAATGCAGAAGCTGGGATTCTCAAGTGGTTCTTCAACAGAGATAATGGTCAAGGAGGCCAAGCACAAACTATCAgctttaaaataa
- the LOC108822857 gene encoding protein indeterminate-domain 7 isoform X1, whose product MMMNKDMLFHHQQQQVEENMSNLTSASGDQASVSSGNRTETSGSNFQYNINPNQQQEEQCPAPQKKKRNQPGNPDPDAEVMALSPKTLMATNRFICEICNKGFQRDQNLQLHKRGHNLPWKLKQRSNKDVIRKKVYVCPEPSCVHHHPSRALGDLTGIKKHFFRKHGEKKWKCDKCSKKYAVQSDWKAHAKTCGTKEYKCDCGTLFSRRDSFITHRAFCDALAEESARAIPNPILIQSSSPHDHQTQHNINFSSSSQNITSNNNNIHAHELPTKQEEPHHQFHNIPPWLISSNPNPSGNNANYFPLASSSASFHHSSPAMSATALLQKAAQMGHSKPTTTPEEEEERAASLMTTTTMAASMMTSPSEHGFGFQDYYMMNHHPHHHHGVGEAFNGGFIAGDEKNDVGDDGGGETRDFLGLRSLMSHNEILSFANNLGNCINTSASEQQQRFSHQD is encoded by the exons atgatgatgaacaaAGATATGTTATTTCATCATCAACAGCAACAAGTGGAGGAAAACATGTCCAATCTAACATCAGCTTCAGGAGATCAAGCAAGTGTGTCCTCAGGAAACAGAACTGAAACTAGTGGctccaactttcagtacaacattAATCCAAATCAGCAACAAGAAGAACAGTGTCCTGCTccacaaaagaagaagagaaaccaaCCTGGCAATCCAG accCAGATGCAGAAGTGATGGCTTTATCACCAAAAACACTAATGGCAACAAACAGATTCATATGCGAAATCTGTAACAAAGGGTTCCAAAGAGACCAGAACTTGCAGCTTCACAAGAGAGGACACAATCTACCATGGAAGCTTAAACAAAGATCAAACAAAGACGTTATAAGGAAGAAAGTCTATGTGTGTCCTGAGCCAAGCTGTGTCCATCATCATCCATCAAGAGCTCTAGGAGACTTAACAGGAATCAAGAAGCATTTTTTCAGAAAACATGGCGAGAAAAAATGGAAATGCGATAAGTGTTCGAAGAAGTATGCGGTGCAATCAGATTGGAAGGCTCATGCTAAGACTTGTGGCACTAAAGAATACAAATGCGACTGTGGTACTCTCTTTTCTAG GAGGGATAGCTTCATAACTCATAGAGCATTCTGTGATGCCTTAGCAGAAGAGAGTGCAAGAGCCATACCAAACCCTATTCTCATCCAATCTTCATCTCCTCATGATCATCAAACTCAACACAACATCaacttctcttcttcctcgcaaaacatcaccagcaacaacaacaatatcCATGCTCATGAACTTCCTACGAAGCAAGAAGAGCCACATCATCAGTTCCACAACATCCCTCCTTGGCTCATCTCATCAAACCCTAACCCTAGTGGCAATAACGCTAATTACTTCCcgcttgcttcttcttctgcaagCTTCCACCACTCATCTCCGGCAATGTCAGCCACAGCTTTGCTCCAGAAAGCAGCTCAAATGGGTCACTCAAAGCCAACAACTACaccagaggaagaagaagagagggcAGCGTCGTTGATGACTACAACAACAATGGCTGCATCGATGATGACGTCACCATCAGAACATGGATTCGGGTTTCAAGACTACTATATGATgaatcatcatcctcatcatcaccACGGCGTTGGAGAAGCTTTCAACGGTGGTTTTATCGCCGGAGACGAGAAGAACGATGTGGGGGACGACGGTGGAGGAGAGACTAGAGATTTCTTGGGGTTAAGATCGTTAATGTCTCATAATGAGATTCTAAGTTTCGCTAATAATCTTGGTAACTGTATCAACACTTCTGCTTCAGAGCAGCAACAGCGATTCAGCCATCAAGATTAG